One genomic segment of Streptomyces sp. TLI_146 includes these proteins:
- a CDS encoding C40 family peptidase: MSHTAHIPSHRKPRRSASKLALRAGVAGGVLSTIAVAGATGPAHAAEPVTETIEMPTLTTGLASTAAASAEATQQVAADLQLKAQQNAAASSAAKVAKKAKADADAKAEAEKKAKAEAKAKADAAERASRSSARTTLSASTGGSSSSTTTSSSSATGSAATIVNFALAQVGKAYVSGATGSSAYDCSGLVQAAYRQVGIDLPRVSQDQSATGRQVSLSNLQAGDILYWGGSGSAYHVAIYVGGGKFVGAQNSSTGVVERSMDWDRPSGAVRVL; this comes from the coding sequence ATGTCCCACACCGCTCACATACCCAGCCACCGGAAGCCCCGCCGCAGCGCCTCCAAGCTCGCGCTCCGTGCCGGAGTTGCCGGTGGCGTCCTCAGCACCATCGCGGTGGCAGGCGCCACCGGTCCGGCGCACGCCGCCGAGCCGGTGACCGAGACCATCGAGATGCCCACGCTCACGACCGGGCTCGCGAGCACCGCCGCCGCTTCCGCCGAGGCCACCCAGCAGGTCGCCGCCGACCTCCAGCTGAAGGCCCAGCAGAACGCGGCCGCCTCCAGCGCCGCGAAGGTCGCCAAGAAGGCGAAGGCCGACGCGGACGCCAAGGCCGAGGCGGAGAAGAAGGCCAAGGCGGAGGCCAAGGCGAAGGCGGACGCCGCCGAGCGCGCCTCCCGCTCCTCCGCGCGCACCACCCTGAGCGCGTCGACCGGTGGCAGCAGCAGCTCCACCACCACGTCGTCCTCCAGCGCCACGGGCTCCGCCGCCACCATCGTGAACTTCGCGCTGGCGCAGGTCGGCAAGGCGTACGTGTCGGGTGCCACGGGCTCCAGCGCGTACGACTGCTCGGGCCTCGTGCAGGCCGCGTACCGCCAGGTGGGCATCGACCTGCCGCGCGTCTCGCAGGACCAGTCGGCCACCGGCCGCCAGGTCTCGCTGTCCAACCTCCAGGCCGGCGACATCCTGTACTGGGGCGGCTCGGGCTCCGCGTACCACGTGGCCATCTACGTCGGCGGCGGCAAGTTCGTCGGCGCGCAGAACTCCTCGACCGGTGTGGTCGAGCGCAGCATGGACTGGGACCGGCCGAGCGGCGCGGTCCGCGTCCTCTAG